AATTCTTCCGTATAGGGACTGGCTTTAGGATCAGCTTGACGGGTCACAACGAACTTCACTGTTTTATTCGACTTCACTGCTTGCTCCGACATCTAATACACTCCCTTCCGTTATTTGTTCTTGGAATAATCCCGAATGCGTGGCTTGATCAGCGAAACATCCACCGCTTCATACGAGATTTGTGGTCCTTCCGGTGTCCAGTCCGCAATCGTCGTTTTCAGGAAATCCTCATCGTTGCGATCTGGAAAGTCTGGTTTGTAATGGGCCCCACGGCTTTCGTTGCGCAGCAGCGCACCTTTGGTCATCGCTTCAGCCAGCTCCATCATATTCCACAGTTGCCGTGTAAACGCCGCACCCGCATTGTTCCAGCGCGAAGCGTCATTGATGTTAATGTTAGAATAACGCTCCTTCAGCTCCTTGATCTTGTGGATCGTAGCTTCCAGCTTGCCATTATAACGAACCACAGTCATGTTGTTCGTCATCCACTCGCCCAGCTCTTTATGAAGAACATAGGCATTTTCTTTTCCGTCCATATGCAAAATACGCTCATACTTCTCCGTCTGCTGATTGACTGCGGCATCAAATACGGAGGACGCTGTATCCTGTGCAGATTTTTTCAAGCCTTTGATATATTCCACAGCCTTAGGTCCAGCCACCATCCCGCCGTAAATGGCTGAGAGCAACGAGTTCGCACCCAAACGGTTCGCTCCGTGGTATTGGAATTCACACTCACCAGCCGCGAACAGGCCTGGTATATTGGTCATCTGATTGTAATCGACCCACATGCCGCCCATTGAATAATGAACAGCCGGGAATATTTTCATCGGAATTTTGCGCGGATCATCACCGACGAATTTTTCATAAATTTCAATAATGCCGCCCAGTTTTACATCCAGCTCTTTCGGGTCCTTGTGGGACAGATCGAGGTAGACCATGTTCTCGCCATTAATACCCAGTCCATCATCAACGCATACACTGAATATTTCACGTGTCGCAATATCGCGAGGGACCAGATTTCCGTAAGCTGGATACTTTTCTTCGAGGAAATACCATGGCTTACCGTCCTTATACGTCCAAATACGACCGCCCTCTCCCCGTGCCGACTCGGACATGAGACGCAGCTTGTCATCACCTGGTATAGCCGTCGGATGAATCTGGATAAACTCACCGTTCGCATAGCGTACGCCTTGCTGATACACCGCACCGGCAGCTGTGCCCGTATTAATGACGGAATTCGTGGTTTTACCGAAAATAATCCCGGGCCCACCAGATGCCAAAATAACTGCATCCGCCGCAAAAGTCTTCACTTCCATCGTACGCAAATCCTGCCCGCAAATCCCTCGACAGATGCCTTCATCATCCAGTACAGCCTGTAAAAACTCCCAGTTTTCATACTTGGTCACCAAACCCGCAGATTCCCAGCGCCGTACCTGCTCATCGAGAGCGTACAGAAGCTGCTGTCCTGTCGTCGCACCAGCAAAGGCGGTCCGATGATGCTGGGTACCGCCGAAGCGGCGGAAGTCCAGCAGTCCTTCCGGTGTCCGGTTAAACATGACGCCCATGCGGTCCATGAGATGAATGATCCCCGGAGCCGCTTCGCACATCGCTTTTACCGGAGGCTGGTTGGCCAGAAAATCCCCGCCATAGACCGAATCATCAAAGTGAATCCAGGGGGAGTCTCCCTCACCCTTGGTATTTACCGCACCATTGATGCCACCTTGAGCACAAACGGAGTGGGACCTTTTGACCGGAACCAAAGAAAATAAATGAACGTGAACTCCCGCCTCTGCCGCCTTGATCGTAGCCATTAGACCTGCCAGACCGCCGCCCACGACAATAATGTTGGATGCTGCCATTTCTGCTCACTCCTTTTTTTCAGGATTTTTAACCAAATCCCCTTTTACGTTTGAAAATAGAATTTCAACACAATGTATAATGGATATGACTCATTTACAGTAGTTGTTTAAAAGTACTGCATTGCACCAAGGCAGTTGCTATTTCCTGAAATTCCGCGCTGCGGAATGCAAGCAGGGAGGCGATGAAGCCGATAGACACCACCACGAACAGGGTCATACAGATATAAGAAGATACTTTTTGCGCACGTGGTCCCACGGTAATCCCCCAACTGACCATAAATGCCCACAGTCCGTTAGCAAAGTGAAAGGATGCCGAAACGACACTGATTAGATACAAAATGAAATAAACCGGGTTCGTCACGATGCCATGCATGACCCCGCCTAGCTCCTCATGAGTTACATTACCCAGAGCCACTTGAAAGCGTGTGTCGTATACGTGCCAGATAATAAATACAAACGTAATGACGCCGGAAATACGCTGGAACAGAAAGCGCCAGTTACGTGAATAGCCGAGCCTTTTGACATTCGGATCAGCCTGATAAGCGATATACAAGCCATAAATTCCGTGGAACAGCAATGGCAAGTAGATGAATAACGTTTCTAGTACAATAACCAGCGGCAAACCATTCAGGAAGGCCACGCTGCGGTTAAATCCTTCCTTGCCACCCTCCACCGCTGTGAAGTTCGTCACCAAATGCTCAACAAAAAATAGAGCCAACGGAATGACGCCAAGAAGCGAATGCAGCTTTCTGGAATAAAATCCTCTCATCTAGGTCATGCTCCCTTCTCCCAATAATAGCGTTTTCAATAGTAATATAACATATAAAATGACAGTTCCCGACAGGAAATGTCCAACAAGGTGTCCCTTATTAGGAAAAACAAAAGTGTGAACATCTTGTGTCGCTTTCATGTTACTCCTTTTCGGCTTATAATGGAATTGCAATATACGTA
The Paenibacillus peoriae DNA segment above includes these coding regions:
- a CDS encoding succinate dehydrogenase cytochrome b558 subunit; protein product: MRGFYSRKLHSLLGVIPLALFFVEHLVTNFTAVEGGKEGFNRSVAFLNGLPLVIVLETLFIYLPLLFHGIYGLYIAYQADPNVKRLGYSRNWRFLFQRISGVITFVFIIWHVYDTRFQVALGNVTHEELGGVMHGIVTNPVYFILYLISVVSASFHFANGLWAFMVSWGITVGPRAQKVSSYICMTLFVVVSIGFIASLLAFRSAEFQEIATALVQCSTFKQLL
- the sdhA gene encoding succinate dehydrogenase flavoprotein subunit, with protein sequence MAASNIIVVGGGLAGLMATIKAAEAGVHVHLFSLVPVKRSHSVCAQGGINGAVNTKGEGDSPWIHFDDSVYGGDFLANQPPVKAMCEAAPGIIHLMDRMGVMFNRTPEGLLDFRRFGGTQHHRTAFAGATTGQQLLYALDEQVRRWESAGLVTKYENWEFLQAVLDDEGICRGICGQDLRTMEVKTFAADAVILASGGPGIIFGKTTNSVINTGTAAGAVYQQGVRYANGEFIQIHPTAIPGDDKLRLMSESARGEGGRIWTYKDGKPWYFLEEKYPAYGNLVPRDIATREIFSVCVDDGLGINGENMVYLDLSHKDPKELDVKLGGIIEIYEKFVGDDPRKIPMKIFPAVHYSMGGMWVDYNQMTNIPGLFAAGECEFQYHGANRLGANSLLSAIYGGMVAGPKAVEYIKGLKKSAQDTASSVFDAAVNQQTEKYERILHMDGKENAYVLHKELGEWMTNNMTVVRYNGKLEATIHKIKELKERYSNININDASRWNNAGAAFTRQLWNMMELAEAMTKGALLRNESRGAHYKPDFPDRNDEDFLKTTIADWTPEGPQISYEAVDVSLIKPRIRDYSKNK